TATTCAATTCAATCATGGCAACTATTCATTCAATCCACTCACCATAATGTGTATTGAATTcattcgctaaaatatcaattcAATCCAATCATGTTTCTTTTTCCAATTCAATCTACGCAATATTAGTTCAATCCTTTCATGAACATATTCATTCAATCCTCACGAGAAAGCATTCAATCATCGAGCCATTTCATTCAATCTTCCTGGGGCGAGCGCAGCCAACCAGAAAAGTCACGTGAGGTTGTCAGAACCCGCCATTTTTTCCGCCATTCAACTCTACAGCTGCTACAGGAAGGTGCAAGGTGTTTTTTGCGTATCATTTGGCGATAAATCATTTCTTTGTCATGCTTCCGTTAGGAAAAAATAATGTTAAGCGCTTCTGTCAATTCAAGGAGCAGTCTTAGAAGTAATatcgtattttattttatatttgcgTACGTCTAGCGTGTCAAATATGGATCACTCTCAAGTGCAACGTGCCGCCCGTATGCTCGAGGAGGCATCGCGAATCCTCCGCAATGATATTTCACAGGCTGCCCTGCCACCAGAGACAGAGTCGAATGCTAACAACGTTAATGCGTCTGATGTTTTTCGGTCTGAGAGAAGTATGCTTAACGCAAGCTCAAGCAATGGAGTTTTCAGAAGATTAAATAGTTCAGAAAGATTAAGGTCACTGCCATACCCTAACCGGCAGGTGCGAGTCAGGTCTGCATCCGGGAAGCAACAGCAAACAAAGGACAAGGGAGAAAAAAAAGTTCTGGAGTTTGCCGTTTTGAAATGTGCAGAGGATGAGAAAGAGAACATGAAGTGGGACTCAATAGTAGCAAATGGCATGTTATCATTAAATGAAAACGACAACGAAGAGGCAATAAGACGATCTATCAAAGAGTCCCTTACAAACAAGTTTCCGCTGATTGGATCCAACGATTTTGAGTTTGTCAAAgtaagacaaaagaaaatttctATTCTGGAACTGGGCCCAGGAACTGAATACAGTTTTGCAGTTGTGAAAAAAATGGCAGGGCAAGGTCTATTGTACATAAGAATCAAACCAGGATTTGAAGTCCTGTATGGAGAGGATGATGACAGTGATATGGAAATTTCTTATTTGGAAAAAGCAGGGGAGAATAACAATGACACGAGAAGTATTAGTCCTGTTCAGTCTGCTGTAAATAGCATTACAACTGGAGAAGGGAATGATGAACAGCCCAACCAAGAACAACCAGGAGAACTAAACACTCCAGCAGTCAGTGCAACTGTCCATGCAAGTGATCTCCCTGAAAAGGAACCTGATGATTTACTTGTTGAAATAGACCAGCACTCATTATCTGATCCTGTTGAAATTCTTAGGTTTCTACAGCAACAACTAATTAAGGGCAGATCCATGGATGTTGCTGACAATAGCAGTCCACCTGAAGGTGAAACCAATTATATTACAGTTGATCGGTGCAACATATTGAAAACAACATTCACTGAATTTGAGTCCATTGATGACTTTTGCAAGACATTTGAGGTAGACTTCATGGGTGAAGAAGCAACAGATCTAGGAGGACCCAGAAAAGAATGGATTCGTCTTATGAACCATGCCatgaaagagaaatatttttctaATGGCTTACGGGAGTTCGTTTCAGATGAATATTATTTCATTGGTGTGATGATGGGCATTGCTCTTCAAAACCGTCAACTACCATGCTTTCTTCCATTGGATGTAATTGACAAATTAGTAAGTAGACAAGAACAAGACAAGTGCATAATCAATTTACAGCGGGGACTTGATGTGTTTGGACTTACTAGAGTCTTCCGATACAAGCCAATAATGCTTCATCTATTGAGACCCAGCAATGCTAGTttgacctctgcaatgctgtTAAAACTGTTGAAGCCTGCATTTTCTCCAGATGGGTCCACAGCCTGctcaaaagaaaaggaagtcTATGCCTATTTTGTTAAGTATGTGCGTCAAGTAGCCAGTGGCAGAAGGCATCCATTTAGCTTAAGTTCCATACTAATTTTTGTAACAGGGGCAGCAGAAGAGCCTGTTCTTGGTTTCACCATTCAACCGTCTATCACATTTGCCCATGGAGAAACATTCCAGAAGGTACAGTGAATTGAATGTACACAAATTGGCATATTTTCAGAATTGGTCATTTGACGCTGAAACAGAATTGAAAATATTtacagcttattattattattattattatttttattcttaatccattcacacctcaaacgccctaggacaagtaaaatcatctggtgttagacaaaataaaatctattacatgtaagtgtcactcccagCAGTCAATGGGTCAATGGGGACTGAATTTAACTTACAGTTTTGGTAGATTTTAAAATTGGCACACTGGTATTGTCATTATTTGTTCAGGTTGGACAGAAACACAAAGTAGTAAATGGGACAATTTTGgttgaaaaacataaaaactCTGCAAATTAAAGAGGCACAACAAAAGCTGTCTTATGACCTTTAAAGTCAAGGCTGTTTCTTGAAAATCCATGCATTCGTTTTGTACATTGTACttatgtaattttgttttcttcacaaGCTCATAGCATTATTTATTTGCAGTCCACAGAAACTGAAGAATCAGTGTGTTACCTACCAAGTGCGCATACTTGCACAAACACATTGGTGTTACCAAGAGGGCCATTGCTTCGAAAGCTGCCagatgaaaaagaaatgttCGAAATTTTTGATCTTGCATTTTCCAATAACCATTTTGgaaaaatgtaagttga
The genomic region above belongs to Montipora capricornis isolate CH-2021 chromosome 8, ASM3666992v2, whole genome shotgun sequence and contains:
- the LOC138013853 gene encoding E3 ubiquitin-protein ligase SMURF2-like, encoding MDHSQVQRAARMLEEASRILRNDISQAALPPETESNANNVNASDVFRSERSMLNASSSNGVFRRLNSSERLRSLPYPNRQVRVRSASGKQQQTKDKGEKKVLEFAVLKCAEDEKENMKWDSIVANGMLSLNENDNEEAIRRSIKESLTNKFPLIGSNDFEFVKVRQKKISILELGPGTEYSFAVVKKMAGQGLLYIRIKPGFEVLYGEDDDSDMEISYLEKAGENNNDTRSISPVQSAVNSITTGEGNDEQPNQEQPGELNTPAVSATVHASDLPEKEPDDLLVEIDQHSLSDPVEILRFLQQQLIKGRSMDVADNSSPPEGETNYITVDRCNILKTTFTEFESIDDFCKTFEVDFMGEEATDLGGPRKEWIRLMNHAMKEKYFSNGLREFVSDEYYFIGVMMGIALQNRQLPCFLPLDVIDKLVSRQEQDKCIINLQRGLDVFGLTRVFRYKPIMLHLLRPSNASLTSAMLLKLLKPAFSPDGSTACSKEKEVYAYFVKYVRQVASGRRHPFSLSSILIFVTGAAEEPVLGFTIQPSITFAHGETFQKSTETEESVCYLPSAHTCTNTLVLPRGPLLRKLPDEKEMFEIFDLAFSNNHFGKM